In a single window of the Burkholderiales bacterium genome:
- a CDS encoding magnesium transporter, producing MNEVRSTAWSEHSDRKRALISEIRRREPRDGARLLSEQSALLAAQVLQELNPGLVSDILERLSEDFGARVLAAAPSEVARQWARNQSYPEGAIGRMMEPAVAVFPPGLTVEQTLARLRGVIRTAFVTYCYVVDGASRLLGLVTMRDLLFARPSDRLEAIMLRDPFALSPDTRLDAAMRQALNRHYPVYPVCDERGRLVGLVRGQVLFEEQTFEISAQPAAMVGVEEERLATSWARSFKFRHPWLQLNLLTAFLAAAVVGLFQDTLDQLVILALFLPVLAGQSGNTGCQSLAVTLRGLTLGELGKGKERALIFKEASLGFTNGALVGVVAAMGMYATAVSQNNPAALLLGAATLLAMIASCVVSGVSGAVIPLMLKRLGFDPASASSIFLTTATDIASMGCFLGLATLLIL from the coding sequence ATGAATGAAGTTCGCAGCACTGCCTGGAGCGAGCACTCGGACCGCAAGCGCGCCCTGATCAGCGAGATCAGGCGACGCGAGCCGCGCGACGGCGCGCGGCTGCTGTCGGAACAGTCTGCGCTGCTCGCTGCTCAGGTGCTGCAGGAGCTCAACCCGGGCCTCGTATCCGACATCCTGGAGCGGCTCTCGGAGGATTTCGGTGCGCGGGTACTGGCGGCGGCGCCCAGTGAAGTCGCCCGCCAATGGGCCCGCAACCAGTCCTACCCTGAAGGCGCGATCGGCCGCATGATGGAGCCGGCCGTGGCGGTGTTTCCCCCGGGCCTGACCGTGGAGCAGACGCTCGCGCGGCTGCGCGGCGTCATTCGCACCGCCTTCGTCACATATTGCTACGTGGTCGACGGCGCATCGCGTCTGCTCGGCCTGGTTACCATGCGCGACCTGCTGTTCGCCCGGCCTTCGGACCGGCTCGAAGCAATCATGCTGCGGGACCCGTTCGCGCTCTCGCCCGATACGCGGCTCGATGCCGCGATGAGGCAGGCGCTCAATCGCCACTATCCGGTGTATCCGGTGTGCGACGAGCGGGGCCGGCTGGTCGGTCTGGTGCGCGGGCAGGTCCTGTTCGAGGAACAGACCTTCGAGATCAGCGCGCAGCCGGCCGCCATGGTCGGCGTGGAGGAAGAGCGCCTGGCCACCTCCTGGGCGCGCAGCTTCAAGTTCCGCCACCCGTGGTTGCAGCTCAATCTGCTGACCGCTTTTCTGGCCGCGGCGGTGGTCGGCCTTTTCCAGGACACGCTCGACCAACTGGTCATTCTCGCGCTGTTCCTGCCGGTGCTGGCCGGGCAGTCGGGCAACACCGGCTGCCAGTCGCTGGCGGTGACCTTGCGCGGGCTCACGCTCGGAGAACTCGGCAAAGGCAAGGAACGCGCGCTGATCTTCAAGGAAGCTTCGCTCGGTTTTACGAACGGAGCGCTGGTCGGCGTCGTGGCCGCCATGGGCATGTACGCCACCGCGGTATCGCAGAACAACCCCGCGGCGCTCCTGCTGGGCGCGGCGACGTTGCTCGCCATGATCGCCAGTTGCGTGGTGAGCGGGGTCTCCGGCGCCGTGATCCCGCTCATGCTCAAGCGGCTCGGCTTCGACCCGGCGAGCGCTTCGAGCATCTTCCTGACGACCGCCACCGACATCGCGAGCATGGGCTGCTTCCTGGGACTGGCCACGCTGCTGATTCTTTGA
- a CDS encoding enoyl-CoA hydratase: protein MSTTVAATTQAVATAEPLLLRSDAGGIATLTLNRPKHYNALSQELLTELQSALDAIERDASVRVVVIAGNGPAFCAGHDLKQMRATPRKEYYEALFAQCSRFMLTLARIPQPVIARVHGIATAAGCQLVAACDLAVASEAAKFATSGINVGLFCSTPAVPVSRNVARKPAMEMLLTGEFIDAQTAKSYGLVNRVVSADRLDAEVSALAGAIIAKSPVAVATGKRMFYEQIEMGMKEAYDYAAEVMACNMMAEDVGEGIDAFMQKRPPVWKGR, encoded by the coding sequence ATGAGCACCACCGTCGCTGCCACCACGCAAGCCGTCGCGACCGCCGAGCCGCTGCTTTTGCGCAGCGACGCGGGCGGCATCGCCACGCTCACTCTGAACCGTCCCAAGCATTACAACGCGCTGTCGCAGGAGCTGCTGACCGAGCTGCAGTCGGCGCTCGATGCGATCGAGCGGGATGCGTCGGTGCGAGTCGTCGTCATCGCCGGCAACGGTCCGGCATTCTGCGCCGGTCACGATCTGAAGCAGATGCGCGCCACTCCGCGCAAGGAGTACTACGAGGCGCTGTTCGCGCAGTGCAGCCGCTTCATGCTGACCCTGGCCCGCATCCCGCAGCCGGTGATCGCGCGCGTGCACGGAATCGCGACTGCGGCCGGTTGCCAGCTGGTCGCCGCGTGCGACCTGGCGGTCGCTTCGGAGGCGGCGAAGTTCGCCACCTCGGGCATCAACGTCGGCCTGTTCTGCTCGACGCCGGCGGTTCCCGTCTCGCGCAACGTCGCGCGCAAGCCGGCGATGGAAATGCTGTTGACCGGCGAATTCATCGATGCGCAGACCGCGAAGTCGTATGGGCTGGTGAACCGCGTGGTCTCCGCGGACCGGCTCGACGCCGAAGTGTCCGCGCTGGCTGGCGCGATCATCGCCAAGTCGCCGGTGGCGGTGGCGACCGGCAAGCGCATGTTCTACGAGCAGATCGAAATGGGCATGAAAGAAGCGTACGACTACGCCGCCGAGGTGATGGCCTGCAACATGATGGCGGAGGACGTCGGCGAAGGCATCGACGCCTTCATGCAGAAGCGCCCGCCGGTGTGGAAGGGCCGCTAG
- a CDS encoding CDP-alcohol phosphatidyltransferase family protein: MKNLPNAITLLRLLLVPVIAVLLAEQRFAGAFAVFAIGAVSDGIDGWLARRLNAESQVGVVLDPVADKLFVISTAFVLAWEGLLPLWLAMALVARDVLILAPLLIDPKFKDQWPSPNRAGKAHTALALLTLAATIAHGARWIDAPALLLALQVVLTVSIVVSLALYARAWLSGGLIR; this comes from the coding sequence ATGAAGAATCTGCCCAACGCGATCACGCTGTTGCGCCTGTTGCTGGTGCCGGTGATCGCCGTGCTGCTCGCCGAACAGCGTTTCGCGGGGGCGTTCGCGGTTTTCGCCATCGGCGCCGTGTCCGACGGCATCGACGGCTGGCTCGCGCGCCGGCTGAACGCGGAATCCCAGGTCGGTGTCGTGCTCGACCCCGTCGCCGACAAGCTGTTCGTCATTTCCACGGCGTTCGTGCTGGCCTGGGAGGGCCTGCTGCCGCTGTGGCTGGCGATGGCGCTGGTGGCGCGCGACGTGCTGATCCTGGCGCCGCTGCTCATCGACCCGAAGTTCAAGGATCAATGGCCTTCCCCCAACCGCGCAGGCAAGGCGCACACTGCGCTGGCGCTGCTGACCCTGGCGGCGACGATCGCCCACGGCGCGCGCTGGATCGACGCTCCCGCGCTGCTGCTTGCGCTGCAGGTGGTCCTGACGGTCTCGATCGTGGTTTCGCTCGCCCTCTACGCCCGCGCGTGGCTATCGGGTGGTCTTATTCGATGA
- a CDS encoding dienelactone hydrolase family protein, with product MFPSNDHRPLTRRAFLVTTLATGFAAAVRPVAAQTIHTGDAGLIAGEVRIPVSDGEIPGYRALPSAGVMFPLVLVVQEISGVHEHIKDVCRRLAHAGYFAVAPELYARQGDVSAMQDIQDWFARHGAR from the coding sequence ATGTTTCCTTCGAACGATCATCGGCCATTGACCAGACGGGCGTTCCTCGTCACGACGCTGGCCACCGGATTTGCCGCTGCCGTACGGCCGGTGGCGGCGCAGACGATACACACCGGCGATGCGGGTCTGATCGCCGGCGAAGTGAGGATTCCGGTGAGCGACGGGGAAATCCCTGGTTACCGCGCGCTGCCCAGTGCCGGCGTCATGTTTCCGCTGGTGCTCGTGGTGCAGGAAATCTCCGGCGTGCACGAACACATCAAGGATGTCTGCCGGCGGCTTGCGCACGCGGGTTACTTCGCGGTTGCGCCCGAGCTCTATGCGCGGCAGGGCGATGTCTCCGCGATGCAGGACATCCAGGACTGGTTCGCCCGGCACGGCGCGCGCTAG